One segment of Streptomyces sp. NBC_00576 DNA contains the following:
- a CDS encoding RNA-guided endonuclease InsQ/TnpB family protein — MIRAYKFLLRPTVRQAQALGEMLRDHCSLYNAALQERRDAWRHPSKTSVKYGMQSGQLKDIRAFDPERQGRWSFSSQQATLRRLDKAFAAFFRRVKSGDTLGYPRFRGVNWFDTVDFPKDGDGCRFNSTPHDPVTRVRLQGVGHVKVNQHRPVTGRVKTVSVKREGRKWFVVLTAEQDQPAPLPATGSVVGIDLGIANFLADSNGEFVPNPRHGRRAAQKLEASQQALSRFPRRKAKDRTANHQRAVDKVAQLHGKVRRQRLDHAHKTALGLVRAHDFIAHEDLKIRNMSKAPTPRPDPDRAGLFLPNGAAAKAGLNRSINDAGWGVFLTILHAKAESAGREVIAVNPRNTSRTCPECGHTAKENRPTQEKFHCLACGHHAHADTVAATNVLRAGLVRRNANPA, encoded by the coding sequence ATGATCCGTGCATACAAGTTCCTCCTGCGGCCCACCGTCCGCCAGGCCCAGGCACTCGGCGAGATGCTGCGGGATCATTGCTCCCTCTACAACGCGGCCCTGCAGGAACGCCGTGACGCCTGGCGGCACCCGTCGAAGACCAGCGTCAAGTACGGCATGCAGTCCGGGCAGCTCAAGGACATCCGGGCGTTCGACCCGGAGCGTCAGGGCCGCTGGTCCTTCAGCTCGCAGCAGGCCACCCTGCGCCGTCTCGACAAGGCGTTCGCCGCGTTCTTCCGCCGGGTCAAGTCCGGTGACACGCTCGGCTATCCGCGTTTTCGTGGGGTGAACTGGTTCGACACGGTGGACTTCCCCAAGGACGGGGACGGCTGCCGGTTCAACTCCACCCCGCACGACCCCGTCACCCGTGTCCGCCTCCAAGGCGTCGGCCACGTCAAGGTCAACCAGCATCGCCCGGTGACCGGCCGGGTCAAGACCGTTTCCGTCAAGCGCGAGGGCCGCAAGTGGTTCGTCGTGCTCACCGCCGAGCAGGACCAGCCCGCACCGCTGCCCGCGACCGGCAGCGTGGTCGGCATCGACCTGGGCATCGCGAACTTCCTCGCCGACTCGAACGGCGAGTTCGTCCCCAACCCGCGCCACGGCCGCCGCGCGGCCCAGAAGCTCGAAGCCTCGCAGCAGGCCCTGTCCCGGTTCCCGCGCCGCAAGGCCAAGGACCGCACCGCCAACCACCAGCGGGCCGTGGACAAAGTTGCCCAGCTGCACGGCAAGGTCCGGCGCCAGCGCCTCGACCACGCACACAAGACGGCCCTCGGCCTGGTCCGCGCACACGACTTCATCGCGCACGAAGACCTCAAGATCCGCAACATGAGCAAGGCCCCCACACCCAGGCCCGACCCCGACCGGGCAGGCCTGTTCCTGCCCAACGGAGCAGCGGCGAAGGCCGGACTCAACCGTTCGATCAACGATGCCGGCTGGGGGGTGTTCCTGACGATCCTGCACGCCAAGGCTGAAAGCGCCGGACGGGAAGTGATCGCCGTGAACCCCCGCAACACCTCCCGCACCTGCCCCGAATGCGGGCACACCGCGAAGGAGAACCGGCCCACCCAGGAAAAGTTCCACTGCCTCGCCTGCGGCCACCACGCACACGCCGACACCGTGGCAGCCACCAACGTTCTACGGGCCGGGCTGGTCCGCCGCAACGCCAACCCGGCATAG
- the ku gene encoding non-homologous end joining protein Ku — MARAVWSGALSFGLVALPVQLFTATESHTIRFNQLQRGTSDRVRNKRVNERTGEEVPMEEIIKGFDMGDEYVVVEPGELDEIAPGQSKSLEITGFVDLDQVEPVFFDKTYYLAPKGKEYAKVYALLHSALAQANKVGIATVVMRNHEYLVAVKAEGDVLAMHTMHWADEVRDPHREIGSLPEETKVSDKELQTAVHLVEALSIEWNPEEYHDTYQEKVLQLVEAKRTGQTVEKGEPPPRSTNVIDLMDALRASVEQAKTTRKNGEEEAPEAAGGRPPARLKRAAEQRAGRTPGRAGKSSKISGLEGLTKAELYQRASEADIPGRSSMTREELIKALTGKSGRRKARAS; from the coding sequence ATGGCCCGAGCGGTCTGGAGCGGTGCTCTCTCATTCGGGCTCGTCGCCCTGCCAGTGCAGCTGTTCACGGCGACGGAAAGCCACACGATCCGTTTCAACCAGCTCCAACGCGGAACGTCCGACCGAGTGCGCAACAAGCGAGTCAACGAGCGCACCGGCGAGGAAGTCCCGATGGAGGAGATCATCAAGGGCTTCGACATGGGGGACGAGTACGTAGTCGTCGAGCCGGGCGAACTGGACGAGATCGCCCCTGGCCAGTCCAAGTCGCTGGAGATCACCGGGTTCGTCGACCTGGACCAGGTCGAGCCGGTCTTCTTCGACAAGACCTACTACCTGGCACCCAAGGGCAAGGAGTACGCCAAGGTCTACGCCCTGCTCCACAGCGCCCTGGCCCAGGCGAACAAGGTCGGTATAGCGACCGTCGTCATGCGCAACCACGAGTATCTGGTCGCAGTGAAGGCCGAGGGTGATGTCCTGGCGATGCACACCATGCACTGGGCGGACGAGGTCCGCGACCCTCACCGGGAGATCGGGAGTCTTCCGGAGGAGACGAAGGTCTCTGACAAGGAGCTACAGACGGCGGTGCATCTGGTCGAGGCGCTGAGCATCGAGTGGAATCCGGAGGAGTACCACGACACCTACCAGGAGAAGGTGCTCCAACTCGTGGAGGCCAAGCGCACCGGTCAGACGGTGGAGAAGGGCGAGCCGCCGCCGCGCTCCACCAATGTCATCGACCTGATGGACGCGCTGCGGGCCAGCGTCGAGCAGGCCAAAACCACGAGGAAGAACGGCGAAGAAGAAGCACCCGAAGCCGCGGGTGGCCGTCCACCGGCACGGCTGAAGAGAGCGGCCGAACAACGCGCCGGCCGTACGCCAGGAAGAGCAGGGAAGTCCTCGAAGATTTCAGGGCTGGAAGGGCTGACCAAGGCCGAGCTCTACCAGCGCGCATCCGAAGCCGACATCCCCGGTCGATCATCAATGACCCGCGAGGAGTTGATCAAAGCTCTCACCGGCAAGAGCGGTCGGCGCAAAGCACGAGCCTCCTGA
- a CDS encoding MFS transporter: MTDDASEAGVIPGKRSLRPLGGVLTAMAVSLTGTRISVVALPWFVLVTTGSATQTGLVAFCEMTPYVVVKAFTGPLVDRIGPRAVSWTTDLASATAAAAVPLLHALDLLSFPLLLVLVALIGAARGPGDLAKEVMVPEAAERGRVPLERATGLAGVIERLASTVGLAVGGSLVALIGPLTGLAVNAGCFALGSVIIRLALPRGMGHAAEEAPSKTGGTGPGYWRRFGEGFTFLRGEPLLLTFIVMVGITNLLDAAFTSVLVPVWARESGNGPTAIGLMGSVMGAAAVGGSLIAAVVAHRLRRRVVVLTGFLLAGAPRFLILAFDAPLGVVLAVFAVSGFGAGFVNPVMGAVLVERVPRRMLGRVNALGDSLAWAGIPLGGLIAGAAVTAVGLVPVLLTCGAGYFLTTNLAGLRPEWREIDRTRGRGVLKARAKEDISQNSTNMAK; encoded by the coding sequence ATGACCGACGACGCCTCGGAGGCCGGCGTCATACCCGGCAAGAGGTCCTTACGGCCGCTGGGCGGGGTGCTGACGGCCATGGCCGTGTCGCTGACCGGCACGCGGATCTCCGTTGTGGCACTGCCCTGGTTCGTCCTCGTCACCACCGGCAGCGCCACCCAGACCGGACTGGTCGCCTTCTGTGAGATGACTCCCTACGTGGTGGTCAAGGCGTTCACCGGACCGCTGGTGGACCGGATCGGCCCGCGGGCTGTTTCCTGGACCACCGATCTGGCCAGCGCGACCGCTGCCGCCGCGGTTCCCCTGCTCCACGCTTTGGACCTGCTCTCCTTTCCCCTTCTGCTGGTTCTGGTCGCGCTGATCGGCGCGGCCCGGGGACCCGGCGACCTGGCCAAGGAGGTAATGGTCCCGGAAGCAGCTGAGCGCGGCCGGGTGCCACTGGAGCGCGCCACCGGTCTGGCCGGTGTGATCGAGCGGCTCGCCTCTACCGTCGGCCTGGCGGTCGGCGGATCCCTGGTGGCGCTGATCGGTCCCCTGACCGGACTCGCCGTCAACGCGGGCTGCTTCGCCCTCGGATCGGTGATCATCAGACTCGCGCTGCCTCGTGGCATGGGGCACGCGGCCGAGGAAGCCCCCTCGAAGACCGGGGGAACGGGACCGGGTTATTGGCGGCGGTTCGGCGAGGGCTTCACCTTCCTGCGCGGCGAGCCGCTGCTGCTCACCTTCATCGTCATGGTCGGCATCACCAACCTGCTGGACGCGGCGTTCACCTCGGTGCTCGTACCCGTCTGGGCCAGGGAGTCCGGCAACGGGCCGACTGCGATCGGCCTGATGGGCAGCGTGATGGGGGCTGCGGCGGTCGGCGGGAGCCTGATCGCCGCGGTGGTCGCGCACCGGCTGCGGCGGCGGGTGGTGGTTCTCACCGGGTTCCTGCTGGCTGGGGCACCGAGGTTCCTGATCCTCGCCTTCGATGCCCCGCTGGGGGTGGTATTGGCCGTCTTTGCGGTCAGTGGGTTCGGTGCCGGCTTCGTCAACCCAGTGATGGGGGCCGTCCTCGTCGAGCGGGTGCCGCGCCGGATGCTGGGCCGGGTCAACGCGCTCGGTGACTCGCTGGCCTGGGCCGGTATCCCTCTCGGCGGGCTGATCGCCGGGGCGGCGGTGACCGCTGTCGGACTCGTGCCGGTGCTGCTCACCTGCGGCGCCGGCTACTTCCTCACCACGAATCTGGCTGGACTGCGGCCGGAATGGCGCGAGATAGACCGTACGCGTGGGCGGGGCGTCCTGAAAGCGCGCGCCAAGGAAGACATCTCACAAAATAGTACAAATATGGCGAAATGA
- a CDS encoding ArsR/SmtB family transcription factor has protein sequence MADAVERPDGPNVEEDSVVLDAKGLRALAHPVRVQLVGLLRKYGPSTATRLAERLGVNSGTASYHLRQLGAAGFVEEDTERGNARERWWRSVHRTTWFNDPELAEREPEAALAYQQSVAAIYTLRTQQTLNELQTMPRAWRNTFDMSDWALRLTPEEAAALYRELTEVIARYRRDAPETAASAPEGAERVAVITQILPELDAPAASSFPSDPQEEEGSPTS, from the coding sequence ATGGCTGATGCAGTGGAGAGGCCGGATGGCCCGAACGTTGAAGAGGACTCGGTTGTCCTGGATGCCAAGGGGCTGCGTGCCCTGGCGCATCCGGTGCGCGTGCAGTTGGTCGGGCTGCTGCGGAAGTACGGTCCGTCGACGGCCACCCGCCTCGCGGAGCGGCTGGGTGTGAATTCCGGTACGGCCAGCTACCACCTCCGGCAGCTCGGCGCGGCCGGTTTCGTCGAGGAGGACACCGAACGCGGCAACGCGCGAGAGCGCTGGTGGCGGTCGGTGCACCGGACTACCTGGTTCAACGATCCGGAGCTGGCCGAGCGGGAGCCCGAGGCCGCACTGGCCTACCAGCAGTCCGTCGCCGCCATCTACACCCTGCGCACGCAGCAGACTCTGAACGAGCTTCAGACGATGCCCCGCGCATGGCGCAACACCTTCGACATGAGCGACTGGGCCTTGCGGCTCACGCCCGAGGAAGCCGCCGCCCTGTACCGGGAGTTGACGGAAGTCATCGCGCGCTACCGGCGAGACGCGCCGGAGACGGCGGCAAGTGCCCCCGAGGGAGCCGAGCGGGTCGCCGTGATCACGCAGATCCTGCCCGAACTGGATGCGCCTGCCGCGTCGTCGTTCCCTTCCGACCCTCAGGAAGAGGAAGGAAGCCCGACGTCATGA
- the tnpA gene encoding IS200/IS605 family transposase yields the protein MSPRWEPDPDVRRGNHVVFNLHAHLVFVTKYRREVFNDEMLTRCEEIMRDVCQSFEAELREFNGEGDHVHLLVHYPPKIALSKLVNSLKGVSSRYLRAEYTGRIGTGSVFWSPSYFAGSCGGAPLSTVKDYIDNQKRPT from the coding sequence ATGTCACCGCGCTGGGAACCAGATCCCGATGTCCGAAGAGGAAATCATGTCGTTTTCAACCTCCACGCGCACTTGGTGTTTGTCACGAAGTACCGGCGTGAGGTCTTCAACGACGAGATGCTGACGCGCTGCGAGGAGATCATGCGGGACGTGTGCCAGTCCTTCGAGGCCGAACTGCGGGAGTTCAACGGCGAAGGCGATCACGTCCACCTGCTCGTGCACTACCCGCCGAAAATCGCCCTGTCCAAGCTCGTCAACAGCCTCAAGGGCGTCAGCTCCCGCTACCTGCGCGCGGAGTACACGGGCCGGATCGGTACGGGATCCGTCTTCTGGTCCCCGTCGTATTTCGCGGGATCCTGCGGCGGCGCACCACTGAGCACCGTCAAGGACTACATCGACAACCAGAAGCGACCGACCTGA